In Hymenobacter gelipurpurascens, one DNA window encodes the following:
- the topA gene encoding type I DNA topoisomerase codes for MVKNLVIVESPAKAKTIEGYLGKDFIVKSSFGHVRDLPKDNNAIDIANGFKPTYVVSADKREIISQLKKLAKEAETVWLASDDDREGEAISWHLSETLNLSSDKTRRIVFREITKNAILHAIDTPREINLDLVNAQQARRVLDRLVGFELSPVLWKKVKAGLSAGRVQSVAVRLVVEREREINQFKTSSAYRVVAKFDAGRGAVLEAELPTRFKVLEEAEAFLARCVGASYSIENLEKKPGKRSPAPPFTTSTLQQEASRKLGFSVAQTMSVAQKLYEAGKISYMRTDSVNLSQDALAAAKEEISRAYGPEFAQTRQFKTKSASAQEAHEAIRPTDFALVKAGSDSQEQRLYDLIRKRAMASQMADAVIERTVASISISTQPGTMLTATGEVITFEGFLKAYAESKDEEVQDEAPTESTFSRGLPPLSVGQSLPLQQLRATERFAAPAARYTEASLVKKMEEMGIGRPSTYAPTISTIQKRGYVEKDSREGKERKFHVLTLDGDTVKTEVKTETFGADKAKLFPTDTAMVVNDFLVEHFPVIVDYQFTAKVEDEFDQIANGREVWTDMLSGFYGKFHETVERGQDIERSTLGSTREIGLHPETGQKLTARLGRFGPYVQIEPKEGAPEGEKAVYASLRKGQFIENITLEEALELFKLPRIVGQFEDKDMTAALGRFGPYIRHDSKFYSLTKEQDPHTITAQEGVDLIEAKRKSDAERLIKDFPTNPDVQVLNGRFGPYIVVGKKNVKIPKGEEPAELTLERCLELADATPDKPAKGGRFAKKAPAATAADTADKPAKKTAAKKPAAKKPAAKKATGTTAKKAATKAK; via the coding sequence ATGGTCAAAAATCTAGTTATAGTAGAGTCTCCGGCAAAGGCCAAAACGATTGAAGGTTATCTGGGCAAAGACTTTATTGTCAAGTCCAGCTTCGGTCACGTGCGGGACTTACCCAAGGATAATAATGCCATCGACATAGCGAATGGCTTTAAGCCTACCTATGTGGTTTCGGCAGACAAGCGGGAGATTATCAGCCAACTGAAAAAGCTGGCTAAGGAAGCCGAGACGGTATGGTTGGCCAGTGACGATGACCGCGAAGGCGAAGCTATTTCGTGGCATCTGTCGGAAACGCTGAACCTCAGCAGCGACAAGACGCGGCGAATTGTGTTCCGGGAAATCACCAAGAATGCTATTCTGCACGCTATTGATACCCCCCGGGAGATTAACCTGGACTTAGTGAATGCCCAGCAGGCCCGCCGGGTACTGGACCGACTGGTAGGCTTCGAGCTGTCGCCGGTGCTATGGAAAAAGGTAAAAGCGGGGCTTTCGGCTGGCCGGGTACAATCAGTAGCGGTGCGGCTGGTAGTGGAGCGTGAGCGGGAAATCAACCAGTTCAAAACTTCCTCTGCGTACCGCGTGGTAGCCAAGTTTGATGCTGGCCGTGGTGCGGTGCTGGAAGCCGAGCTGCCGACCCGCTTTAAGGTGCTGGAAGAAGCAGAAGCTTTCCTGGCCCGTTGCGTAGGCGCTTCCTATTCTATTGAGAACTTAGAGAAGAAACCCGGCAAACGCAGCCCAGCGCCGCCGTTTACTACTTCTACTCTGCAGCAGGAAGCCTCGCGCAAGCTGGGTTTCTCGGTGGCGCAGACCATGAGCGTAGCCCAGAAGCTTTATGAGGCGGGTAAAATCAGTTACATGCGGACGGACTCGGTAAACCTCTCGCAGGATGCCCTGGCCGCCGCTAAAGAAGAAATCAGCCGGGCCTACGGGCCGGAATTCGCGCAAACCCGCCAGTTTAAAACCAAGTCGGCCTCGGCCCAGGAGGCCCACGAAGCCATCAGGCCTACTGACTTTGCCTTGGTGAAAGCCGGGTCTGACTCGCAGGAGCAGCGCCTCTACGACCTTATCCGGAAGCGGGCAATGGCCTCGCAGATGGCCGATGCCGTGATTGAGCGGACGGTGGCATCTATCAGCATCAGCACCCAGCCGGGCACGATGCTCACGGCTACGGGCGAGGTAATCACTTTCGAAGGTTTCCTGAAAGCTTACGCCGAATCTAAGGATGAGGAAGTGCAGGACGAAGCTCCTACCGAATCGACTTTCTCGCGCGGGTTGCCCCCACTGTCCGTAGGCCAGTCGTTGCCGCTGCAACAGTTGCGGGCTACGGAGCGGTTTGCGGCGCCGGCTGCGCGATACACAGAAGCTTCTCTGGTAAAGAAGATGGAGGAAATGGGCATTGGGCGTCCGTCTACATATGCTCCTACCATCAGCACCATCCAGAAGCGTGGCTACGTGGAGAAAGATTCCCGCGAAGGCAAGGAGCGCAAGTTCCATGTGCTAACGCTGGACGGCGACACGGTGAAAACCGAAGTAAAAACCGAAACCTTCGGCGCCGACAAAGCCAAGCTATTCCCGACGGATACGGCCATGGTTGTCAACGACTTCCTGGTAGAGCACTTCCCTGTGATTGTGGACTATCAGTTCACAGCGAAGGTAGAGGACGAGTTTGACCAGATTGCCAACGGCCGCGAAGTGTGGACCGACATGTTATCCGGTTTCTATGGCAAGTTCCACGAAACAGTGGAGCGTGGCCAGGATATTGAGCGCAGCACCCTGGGCAGCACCCGCGAGATAGGCTTACACCCCGAAACCGGGCAGAAGCTAACGGCGCGCCTAGGCCGCTTTGGGCCGTATGTGCAGATAGAGCCGAAGGAAGGTGCCCCGGAAGGCGAAAAGGCTGTGTACGCCAGCTTGCGCAAAGGGCAGTTCATTGAGAATATCACGCTGGAAGAAGCGCTGGAACTCTTCAAGCTGCCACGTATTGTAGGCCAATTTGAGGACAAGGACATGACGGCTGCCCTAGGCCGCTTCGGACCTTACATCCGTCACGACAGCAAGTTCTACTCCCTCACCAAGGAGCAGGACCCGCACACCATCACGGCTCAGGAAGGAGTAGATTTGATTGAGGCTAAGCGCAAATCGGATGCAGAGCGCCTCATCAAAGACTTCCCGACCAACCCGGATGTGCAGGTACTCAATGGCCGTTTCGGCCCTTACATTGTGGTAGGCAAGAAAAACGTGAAGATTCCGAAAGGCGAAGAGCCTGCTGAACTTACGCTGGAACGCTGCCTGGAGCTAGCA